CACTGCCGATCAGCTCCACATCGAAACCCTGACGCGCCGCTTCTTCGGCGCTCAATTCAAGGCTGTGCGGATCGGCATCGACACCGATCAAGCGCTGCGGGGCGAAGGTCTGGCGCAAATGCCGGAACGACTTGCCCTGACCACAACCGGCATCCAGCAGCACCGGATTGGCCGGCAGCGACTCGCTGAACAGCCCGCGCAAATCGTTGATCGCCACGCGCAACACATGGTGCTGCCAAGTGTGGCTGCGCAGGAACCAGAAACCGAAGCGGGTTTCCTCGACGTAGCTGTCGCTCAAGTAATTCATGGGGCGTCCTTTGCACAGAGTTCGGAAATCATCTTCAACCGGCGGCGCGCTTCGCTGACGAACGGGTTGCGTTCATCCCAGGCGTAGCCGGCGAGGATCGAGCAGATCATTCGGCGAATCTCCGCCTGACTGTCTTGATAAAAAATCACGTCCTGAAAGGTGCCGGCATACCAGCCTTCGACGTAGCAGCGGAAGGTGTCGACCCCACGTTTGAGCGGTTCGGCGAACTCGCGCTGCCAATCGACGGTTTCGCCCTGCAACTGCCGGTGCAGGACGGCGGCGGCCATGCTCGCCGAACGCATGGCTATGGTCACGCCGGAGGAGAACACCGGGTCGAGAAATTCCGCGGCGTTGCCGAGCAGGGCGAAGCCGGGGCCATGCAGGGTTTTCACATTCGCCGCATAACCACCGAGGGTGCGCGCCGGGGTGTCCCACACCGCGTTGTTCAATACACCGGCGAGGCTCGGGGTTTCGCCGATGAAGCCGCGCAGGCAGGCGTCCAGATCGCTGTCGCGACCATGGAGATGTTCGGCGGCAGCCACCACGCCCACCGAGCAGCGACCGTTGCTGAACGGGATCGTCCAGAACCAGATGTCGCGGTGCTCGGGGTGGGTGGTGACGAGGATCTTCTCGCGGTCGAAGGCCGGGTTGTCGATGTGATCTTCAACGTGGGTGAACACCGCCTGGCGCACCGGGAAATTCGACGGCGCTTCCAGCTCGAGCAAACGCGACAGCACGCGCCCGTAGCCGCTGGCGTCGAGTACGAAACCCGCTTCGACGCGGTACTCGCTGCCGTCCTCGCGCAGCACGTCGAGCTGCGGTCTGGCCCGATCGAAATCGACGCGGACGATGGCGTCGCCGTAGCGGATTTCGGCACCCTGCAATTCAGCCTGATCGGCCAGCAGCTTGTCGAAATCGGCGCGCTGCACCTGGAATGTGGTCGGCTTGCCCGCGCTGAAGGTGTCGCCGAAATCGAAGGCGCTGTAGCGCTCGCCCCAGGCGAACGCAGCACCGGTCTTGCGCTGGAA
The Pseudomonas fluorescens genome window above contains:
- a CDS encoding NAD(P)/FAD-dependent oxidoreductase, encoding MPTVEMQRRQVVIIGAGPSGAIAAALLTRKGHDVLVLERQHFPRFSIGESLLSHCLDFVEEAGMLDAVNAAGFQRKTGAAFAWGERYSAFDFGDTFSAGKPTTFQVQRADFDKLLADQAELQGAEIRYGDAIVRVDFDRARPQLDVLREDGSEYRVEAGFVLDASGYGRVLSRLLELEAPSNFPVRQAVFTHVEDHIDNPAFDREKILVTTHPEHRDIWFWTIPFSNGRCSVGVVAAAEHLHGRDSDLDACLRGFIGETPSLAGVLNNAVWDTPARTLGGYAANVKTLHGPGFALLGNAAEFLDPVFSSGVTIAMRSASMAAAVLHRQLQGETVDWQREFAEPLKRGVDTFRCYVEGWYAGTFQDVIFYQDSQAEIRRMICSILAGYAWDERNPFVSEARRRLKMISELCAKDAP